The following coding sequences lie in one Scatophagus argus isolate fScaArg1 chromosome 9, fScaArg1.pri, whole genome shotgun sequence genomic window:
- the cdcp1a gene encoding CUB domain-containing protein 1a translates to MSTSAVALYILLVTIVASTVSEFLTLTVKPDRDTVINIYSSQVKGCKVCTGTGSSRRCNTSLLLKDNTPVSVEFQCSRPQDVFSVKIVRNIECKANACNNRIIQADSGSHPLLNFTRKFIWNLKAYALKAFKIDFSDTGLRQINASERCPDRHRYTLQAVQTTGEVALGTYCRRGPIRSAQILNRGRFSLDVPAGQKLQNGQFDVSVGEEIKSLARITLTLPKGTSSSELLSPNYPDSFPDDDVMEWYFQVPHKQKTAVQLLKLTEPVCLKKDTAVEYHSRARGALVLRLTDPQPDQSQGDFSLTLRNCEMDRRRAGSPGLSLSLNVVSSSQSSPVSCTVDVRKMEGLSLHIEKLRPASDCEMKVNSVLKEEITVTSNSELSFQDCLPEDIRVTATGVIECSQYKDCPKDKVDLSVPLLPTCLPAPLSSATWTLRPPQQGTVELTSPNEHLMQSLPGQPCNDSFTIKVAEGDGTPVGSFCPQGAIQKIQIHNNVSVTVSGLGDKALPTPVLNAVIKGDITERYIFTVSPKKDIPVLLATPHWPVGMKAYSTISWIVSVPPKMEAHIMFANLSQPKCSNRHTNIRVQRFGRPEEDYSRREDEEADSELTVSESFYLNMSNCMPQRGHFSVLTKVTLQKKMNFLLIIILSVVAALLAIFVIVLVVVCVVIRKKKKQLNHQEAIYNPNGTSLLPGQNGFPGTREDNDYHEYASIDDTLVYTHLLRKGREIGVYGEFDTHRPCTGNTYSHQPLKGSKDIDADGTRDSRQQFPVSFQQAPPPLPMRPLSHDQRLVDNVIYQADGQSEEEHSPNLGPRLEPEGGN, encoded by the exons ATGTCCACATCGGCCGTCGCTCTCTACATTTTACTTGTTACCATCGTCGCTTCCACCGTATCAG AGTTCCTGACGTTGACCGTCAAACCTGACAGAGACACGGTCATCAACATCTACAGCAGCCAGGTGAAAGGCTGCAAAGTGTGCACCGGGACAGGAAGCTCACGACGATGTAACACATCCCTCCTGCTTAAAGACAACACTCCCGTCTCTGTGGAGTTTCAATGCTCCAGACCTCAAGATGTTTTCAGCGTGAAAATTGTGCGAAATATAG AATGTAAAGCAAATGCCTGCAATAACCGCATCATCCAGGCCGACTCCGGCTCGCATCCTTTGCTGAATTTTACCCGCAAGTTCATCTGGAACCTGAAGGCCTATGCGCTGAAAGCGTTCAAAATAGACTTCTCCGACACTGGTCTGAGACAAATTAATGCATCAGAGAGATgtccagacagacacagatacacCCTCCAGGCTGTCCAGACGACAGGGGAGGTGGCCTTGGGGACATACTGCAGACGGGGACCCATCCGTAGTGCTCAGATATTGAATCGTGGCAGGTTTTCTCTGGATGTCCCAGCAGGGCAGAAGCTGCAAAATGGCCAGTTTGATGTGTCTGTTGGGGAGGAAATCAAAT CTCTTGCAAGAATTACCCTAACATTACCAAAAGGGACCTCGTCTTCAGAGCTGCTCTCTCCAAACTACCCGGACAGTTTTCCTGACGACGACGTGATGGAGTGGTACTTTCAGGTCCCGCATAAACAAAAGACAGCTGTTCAGCTCTTAAAGCTCACAGAGCCAGTTTGTCTGAAGAAGGACACAGCGGTGGAGTATCACAGCAGAGCGAGAGGGGCGTTGGTGCTGAGGCTGACGGACCCCCAGCCAGACCAGAGTCAGGGAGACTTCTCCCTGACACTGAGGAACTGCGAGATGGACAGAAGACGTGCTGGTTCTCCTGGTCTGTCCCTAAGCCTCAATGTGGTCTCTTCAAGTCAAAGTTCACCAG TGTCGTGTACAGTGGATGTGAGGAAAATGGAGGGCCTCTCTCTTCACATTGAGAAGTTGAGACCGGCCTCGGACTGTGAGATGAAAGTAAACTCTGTGCTGAAGGAGGAGATCACAGTCACATCAAACAGTGAGCTGTCTTTCCAGGACTGCCTTCCTGAAGACATTCGAGTCACAGCCACGGGAGTCATAG AGTGTAGTCAATACAAAGACTGCCCGAAGGATAAAGTGGATCTGTCGGTGCCTCTGCTGCCCACCTGTCTCCCCGCGCCGCTGAGCAGTGCGACCTGGACTCTTCGTCCTCCTCAGCAGGGCACCGTGGAGCTGACATCTCCTAATGAACACCTCATGCAGTCCCTACCTGGGCAGCCGTGCAATGACAGCTTTACTATCAAAGTGGCCGAAGGCGATGGCACTCCTGTTGGATCCTTCTGTCCTCAGGGAGCCATACAGAAGATCCAAATCCATAACAatgtgtctgtcactgtgtctgGTCTGGGTGACAAAGCACTACCAACGCCTGTGCTGAATGCCGTAATAAAAGGGGATATAACAG AAAGATACATATTCACCGTATCTCCAAAGAAGGACATTCCTGTCCTTTTGGCTACTCCTCATTGGCCAGTAGGAATGAAGGCTTACTCCACCATCTCCTGGATCGTCTCCGTCCCACCGAAGATGGAGGCTCACATCATGTTTGCCAACCTCAGCCAGCCCAAGTGCAGCAACCGCCACACAAACATCAGAGTGCAGCGATTCGGCCGTCCGGAGGAGGACTACAGCCGCAGGGAGGACGAGGAGGCCGACAGTGAGCTCACCGTTTCAGAGAGCTTCTACCTCAACATGTCCAACTGTATGCCCCAAAGAGGACACTTCAGCGTCCTGACCAAGGTCACCCTGCAGAAGAAAATGA ACTTTCTGCTGATTATCATCCTGAGTGTGGTGGCTGCTCTGTTGGCTATCTTTGTGATTGTGCTCGTAGTGGTCTGTGTGGTGATTAG gaagaagaagaagcaactGAATCACCAAGAGGCCATCTACAATCCAAACGGCACCAGCTTATTGCCAGGACAGAATGGCTTTCCGGGAACGCGTGAAGACAACGACTATCATGAATACGCTTCCATTGACGACACGCTGGTCtacacacacctgctgagaaaggggagagagatCGGCGTCTATGGAGAGTTTGACACGCACCGGCCCTGCACAGGGAACACATACTCACATCAGCCTCTAAAGGGCTCTAAAGACATTGATGCTGACGGCACGcgagacagcagacagcagtttcCAGTCTCGTTTCAACAGGCTCCTCCACCACTTCCCATGAGGCCTTTGAGCCACGACCAACGCCTGGTGGACAATGTGATTTACCAGGCTGACGGTCAAAGTGAAGAGGAACATTCCCCGAATCTGGGGCCGCGGCTGGAGCCAGAGGGAGGGAACTGA
- the clec3ba gene encoding tetranectin, producing MDARVVCLMFCLLLLAHCTYQQTSSSKKRNGKKDSANNAAIEEMKKQINDIIQELNLLKEQQALQTVCLRGTKILGKCFLADPVKKTFHAASDDCIAKGGSLGTPLSGYENDELYSYVRESIGPEEHIWLGINDMVTEGQWVDQSGSGVRFKNWETEITLQPDGGRSHNCAILSTTANGKWFDESCRAEKASVCEFNIV from the exons ATGGATGCTCGAGTGGTTTGCTTGATGTTTTGTCTTCTCCTGCTGGCACACTGCACGTACCagcagacctcctcctccaaGAAAAGAAATGGCAAGAAAG ATTCTGCAAACAACGCTGCGATCgaggagatgaagaaacagATCAATGACATTATTCAAGAGCTGAATTTGCTGAAAGAGCAGCAGGCGTTACAGACag TTTGTCTGCGAGGCACAAAGATCCTCGGCAAGTGTTTCCTGGCTGACCCAGTGAAGAAGACTTTCCACGCAGCCAGTGACGACTGCATTGCCAAAGGAGGCAGCCTGGGCACCCCTCTGTCAGGATACGAGAACGATGAGCTCTACAGCTACGTGCGCGAGAGCATCGGCCCCGAGGAGCACATCTGGCTGGGCATCAATGACATGGTAACCGAGGGCCAGTGGGTGGACCAATCAGGCTCCGGCGTGCGCTTCAAGAACTGGGAGACAGAGATCACCCTGCAGCCGGACGGAGGGCGCAGCCACAACTGCGCCATCCTCTCCACCACAGCCAACGGGAAGTGGTTCGATGAGAGCTGCCGAGCTGAAAAggcttctgtgtgtgagttcaACATCGTCTGA